A window of the Myxocyprinus asiaticus isolate MX2 ecotype Aquarium Trade chromosome 11, UBuf_Myxa_2, whole genome shotgun sequence genome harbors these coding sequences:
- the LOC127447698 gene encoding uncharacterized protein LOC127447698 has protein sequence MTDRFILLTLCFSLILQNVDNFDVSEPLNHTLNEDGSVSVICKYDGQGTEWDAELKMNNECVCKLYKKEEQTEDKMCDWDHENNTFKFTLKKLEARHKDQLFSCEISRIRPYPLKIKEGKKTKLFPGVNIPYPPSRRNCPSIRSSAELMNHTSPNITSPGNNYTIVILGLSVVVVLLSLYSIILTCIYIRLRLESSDTLTYVPMQRRVKRYDVDNTEYMDMREVQKQGGSIRDMNHNSHPIR, from the exons ATGACTGACAGGTTTATTCTGCTCACCCTCTGCTTTTCTCTAATACTTCAGAATG TTGATAATTTTGACGTGAGTGAACCTCTCAATCACACGCTGAATGAAGATGGTTCAGTATCTGTCATATGCAAGTATGATGGACAAGGCACGGAATGGGACGCTGAGCTGAAAATGAACAATGAATGTGTTTGTAAGCTTTacaaaaaagaagaacaaacaGAAGATAAAATGTGTGACTGGGATCATGAAAACAACACATTCAAGTTTACCTTAAAGAAGCTGGAGGCCAGACACAAAGATCAACTGTTTTCATGTGAGATATCCAGAATAAGACCAtatccattaaaaataaaagaaggaaagaaaacaaagcttTTCCCAG gaGTCAATATTCCTTATCCACCATCAAGGAGAAACTGTCCAAGCATTAGGTCTTCAGCTGAACTGATGAATCACACATCTCCAAACATTACCTCACCTGGAAACAACTATACTATTGTAATCTTGGGACTGAGTGTGGTGGTGGtactgctctctctctatagCATTATTCTTACCTGCATCTACATCAGATTGAGG CTTGAATCATCTGACACATTGACGTATGTGCCAATGCAG AGGAGAGTTAAACGATATGATGTAGACAACACAGAATACATGGACATGCGTGAGGTGCAGAAACAGGGAGGATCCATCAGAGATATGAACCACAACTCTCATCCGATCCGATGA
- the LOC127447700 gene encoding uncharacterized protein LOC127447700: protein MFEQWIIAMTVLLTLFHPKLTESSSNCEDNKMCGCLIEDRNIPIKTVDKNATATVFCPDLEEGEDLIYSSLYKEGTKLHFVDIRNKSYQSWQHIQVSFQNSSVFYMIQGTEDNDTGIYSCTIHTKIRKTKQTILLIKDAQQPTEPSPTCLPEHTLLLSVGCGIVILYNLLITAIAFFLSYKIKNKEPPENPYINTRPGGFRRCR, encoded by the exons ATGTTTGAGCAGTGGATCATAGCAATGACTGTTCTCCTTACTCTCTTTCATCCAAAACTTACGGAATCCTCCTCAAACTGTGAGGATAATAAAATGTGTGGCTGCCTCATCGAAG ACAGGAACATACCAATAAAAACAGTGGATAAAAATGCAACAGCAACAGTCTTCTGCCCTGACCTGGAAGAGGGTGAAGATCTCATATATTCCAGTTTATACAAGGAAGGGACCAAACTGCACTTTGTTGACATAAGAAACAAAAGTTACCAATCATGGCAGCATATTCAGGTGTCCTTCCAAAACTCCAGTGTCTTCTATATGATTCAGGGAACTGAAGATAATGATACAGGAATCTACAGCTGCACAATCCACACTAAGATcaggaaaacaaaacagactATCCTGCTCATTAAAG ATGCTCAGCAGCCCACAGAACCATCACCCACCTGTCTTCCAGAGCATACACTGCTGCTGAGTGTTGGCTGTGGGATTGTTATTTTATACAACCTGTTAATTACAGCCATTGCCTTTTTTCTTAGT TATAAAATCAAGAACAAGGAGCCACCTGAGAATCCCTACATAAACACAAGACCAGGAGGATTCAGGCGATGCAGATGA
- the LOC127447699 gene encoding cytotoxic T-lymphocyte protein 4-like: MIIILITTIIYIPLGIALHVSQPYRVEGEMGQAPLHCSFSSKFKPEELQVSLYKGLHGQERICTAYVNLSEPYFITDGAVHCKGNISSGTVEIIISGLKGEDTDIYRCEIEILYPPPYLRRVGNGTVVYIQETPNCPIAFTQSQSQSQSQTAQRASVISDVGPLPLLYAILIITSFSFLLQIMKNIWKWRDTGSMASQKESYRQF, encoded by the exons ATGATTATCATCCTTATTACAACCATTATATATATCCCGCTGGGAATCG CTCTGCATGTGTCTCAGCCTTATCGTGTAGAAGGGGAAATGGGACAAGCCCCTCTGCACTGCTCCTTTAGTTCAAAGTTTAAGCCAGAGGAATTACAGGTATCTCTGTATAAGGGCTTGCATGGCCAAGAGAGGATCTGTACTGCCTATGTCAACCTCTCTGAGCCCTACTTTATAACAGATGGTGCAGTCCATTGCAAAGGGAATATAAGCTCTGGAACAGTGGAAATCATCATCAGTGGACTGAAGGGGGAAGACACAGACATCTATCGCTGTGAAATAGAGATTCTGTACCCACCTCCATATCTCAGGAGGGTTGGAAATGGCACTGTTGTTTACATACAAG AAACCCCAAACTGCCCTATTGCATTCACCCAGAGTCAGAGCCAGAGCCAGAGCCAAACTGCACAGCGGGCATCTGTCATCAGTGATGTGGGTCCACTTCCTCTGCTATATGCCATTCTAATTATTACTTCCTTCAGCTTTCTTCTACAG ATCATGAAGAACATATGGAAATGGAGGGACACTGGATCCATGGCTTCACAAAAAGAGAGCTATAGACAATTCTAG